The following are from one region of the Aquirufa lenticrescens genome:
- the hemC gene encoding hydroxymethylbilane synthase: MKTIRIGTRNSALALWQAHHVGVLLATQGLGYEIVAITTKGDQILDRSLSKIGSKGVFTEELEAMLCAGEIDIAQHSAKDLPSHLPTELELIAFTEREAAQDVVLSLDPAKTLASSEPLRIGTSSTRRRAFLSHFYPQHTAVEMRGNLQTRLEKLKNGDCDAMLLAFAGVHRMEMESYITQHLSLDQFVPAVGQGSVAIQCAVSLDSSMKALVRKACNHASTEAALLAERHLLAHLEGGCSVPVYGHAVVKDNQLALHAGVLSLDGIENIYHSSEGSDPAILGKEVAMELIHLGAHQLLRKIRQQLGS; encoded by the coding sequence ATGAAAACGATTCGCATAGGTACTCGGAATTCGGCTTTGGCACTTTGGCAGGCACACCACGTGGGTGTTTTGCTAGCCACGCAGGGTTTAGGCTATGAGATCGTGGCAATTACGACAAAGGGGGATCAGATTTTGGATCGCTCGTTGTCTAAAATCGGATCAAAAGGTGTTTTCACGGAGGAATTAGAAGCTATGTTGTGTGCAGGCGAAATCGATATCGCACAACATTCCGCGAAGGATTTACCTTCGCATTTACCTACAGAACTAGAATTAATCGCTTTCACGGAGCGGGAGGCAGCGCAAGACGTCGTATTAAGCTTAGATCCAGCGAAAACCTTAGCCTCTAGCGAACCTTTGCGCATAGGCACATCGTCTACGCGAAGACGCGCCTTTTTAAGCCATTTCTACCCACAACATACCGCAGTGGAAATGCGAGGCAATCTGCAGACGCGTTTGGAGAAATTAAAAAACGGGGATTGCGATGCGATGCTATTGGCTTTTGCCGGCGTCCACCGAATGGAGATGGAATCCTATATCACACAACACTTAAGTTTAGATCAATTTGTACCGGCGGTAGGGCAAGGGTCGGTGGCCATTCAATGTGCTGTTTCTTTAGACTCCAGCATGAAAGCTTTAGTACGCAAAGCTTGCAACCACGCCTCAACGGAAGCTGCATTATTAGCAGAACGCCATTTATTAGCGCACTTAGAAGGCGGTTGCAGCGTTCCAGTGTATGGGCACGCGGTCGTTAAAGACAATCAATTAGCTTTGCATGCCGGCGTTCTTAGCTTGGATGGCATAGAAAATATCTATCATTCTTCGGAAGGCTCAGATCCAGCAATCCTAGGTAAAGAAGTCGCGATGGAGCTCATTCATTTGGGCGCACATCAATTATTACGCAAAATCAGACAGCAATTAGGTTCATGA
- the priA gene encoding replication restart helicase PriA, with translation MEIGEERTFFVDALLPLPIPRYFTYRVPREWAEFVQAGLRVVVPFGTKKVLTGVIVTVHHNPPKQYQAKYLLEILDDVPLVTSSQIALFQWVADYYMCYPGEVFQVALPAGLKISSQSKVQANPEFSCPETLTDKELAIYVEIRDKGALTYDELAKFAEVKSPYHLIKALVGKDAVIIFDELKDRYTPKVQRKVRLATPFEDKLVLTDLIQSLEEKPKQMAILLHYLQYIPVLRSPETNQKGLAKNSFSQAGLSESSLQTLVKNQVFEIFDVVVSRFDEADENFVPSSFTLNAPQEKAYQSILNQFQEKDVVLLHGITGSGKTEIYIKLIQEALANGDQVLYLLPEIALTTQIVVRLKRIFGEQVGIYHSKFSDNERVEVWKSIVEGKYPFVVGVRSSVFLPFKNLGLIIIDEEHETSFKQADPAPRYHARDVAIVLAHQQKAKVLLGSATPSMETYYQAKQDKYGLVVLKERFGAAQLPAMHLIDTKYANRMKQMKGGFSVDLIEVLAENLKQGKQSLLFQNRRGYSPYLQCQDCDWIATCHQCDVSLTYHAREQELRCHYCGHHESLLHRCGACGSAQLKTMGYGTEKLEEELQLHLPDARVARMDLDTTRSKTAFTSLITEIQKGQVDVLVGTQMVAKGLDFDGLSLVAIFDADKIINFPDFRAHERGFQLITQVAGRAGRREVQGQVYIQTNQPTHRLFTYIQEGNYEQLYADEMIEREGYHYPPFTRLIKLVMRHYEARNVETAAKDLGQLLKAKFGNGRVLGPEKPLIERIRNQYAMEILIKLEKGVALAAFKKQLREELDTLSTKPVFKGVQIIVDVDCN, from the coding sequence ATGGAAATAGGGGAGGAAAGAACATTTTTTGTGGATGCTTTGCTTCCACTTCCCATTCCTCGGTATTTTACATACCGGGTGCCTCGGGAATGGGCAGAATTTGTGCAAGCTGGATTGCGGGTGGTGGTACCTTTTGGGACGAAGAAAGTCCTTACGGGTGTGATCGTTACAGTTCATCATAACCCGCCGAAGCAATACCAAGCGAAGTATTTATTGGAGATTTTGGATGATGTTCCGCTAGTGACCTCTTCTCAAATCGCCCTTTTTCAATGGGTGGCAGATTATTATATGTGCTATCCTGGCGAGGTTTTTCAAGTTGCTTTACCGGCGGGTTTGAAGATTTCAAGCCAATCGAAGGTGCAAGCGAACCCGGAATTTTCATGTCCTGAAACGCTGACGGATAAAGAGTTAGCTATCTATGTCGAGATACGCGATAAAGGCGCATTGACCTATGATGAACTTGCCAAATTTGCCGAAGTCAAAAGCCCCTATCATCTCATTAAAGCCTTAGTGGGCAAGGATGCGGTGATTATTTTTGATGAACTAAAAGACCGATACACGCCTAAAGTGCAGCGAAAAGTCCGTTTAGCGACTCCATTTGAAGATAAATTAGTATTGACGGATCTGATCCAATCACTGGAGGAGAAACCAAAGCAGATGGCGATATTATTGCATTATTTGCAATATATCCCGGTCCTAAGAAGCCCGGAAACGAATCAAAAAGGTCTAGCAAAGAATAGTTTTAGTCAAGCCGGGTTATCAGAGAGTTCATTGCAGACCTTAGTCAAGAACCAGGTCTTTGAAATTTTCGATGTCGTGGTTTCACGCTTCGATGAAGCGGATGAAAACTTCGTGCCTTCGAGCTTTACCTTGAACGCCCCACAGGAAAAGGCCTACCAATCTATTTTGAATCAGTTTCAAGAGAAGGATGTCGTTCTACTTCACGGTATTACGGGCTCTGGAAAGACAGAAATTTACATTAAGCTGATTCAGGAGGCCTTGGCTAATGGAGATCAGGTTTTGTATTTGTTGCCGGAGATTGCTTTGACGACCCAGATTGTGGTTCGATTGAAACGGATTTTTGGGGAGCAGGTAGGGATTTATCATTCTAAATTCTCGGATAATGAGCGGGTGGAAGTATGGAAATCCATTGTGGAAGGGAAATATCCCTTCGTGGTGGGTGTGCGTTCCTCCGTGTTTCTACCCTTCAAGAATTTGGGATTGATCATTATCGACGAGGAACACGAAACTTCCTTTAAGCAGGCAGATCCAGCTCCTCGCTATCATGCACGGGATGTGGCGATTGTCTTAGCGCATCAGCAAAAGGCGAAAGTCTTACTCGGTTCTGCGACTCCCTCGATGGAGACCTATTACCAGGCCAAACAAGATAAGTATGGTCTCGTGGTCTTAAAAGAACGTTTTGGGGCAGCTCAGTTGCCCGCGATGCATTTGATCGATACGAAATATGCGAATCGGATGAAGCAGATGAAGGGCGGATTTTCGGTGGATTTGATTGAGGTGTTGGCGGAGAATTTGAAGCAAGGTAAGCAGAGTTTATTGTTCCAAAACCGCCGCGGCTATTCCCCCTACCTTCAATGTCAGGACTGCGATTGGATTGCGACGTGTCACCAATGTGACGTTTCGCTTACCTACCACGCCCGCGAGCAAGAATTACGGTGCCATTATTGTGGTCACCATGAATCACTATTACATCGTTGCGGCGCCTGTGGTTCGGCCCAGCTGAAAACGATGGGTTACGGTACCGAAAAACTAGAAGAAGAATTGCAATTACACCTTCCTGATGCGCGTGTAGCCCGGATGGATTTAGATACAACGCGTTCGAAGACCGCCTTCACGAGTTTAATCACAGAAATTCAGAAAGGTCAAGTAGACGTTTTAGTAGGCACTCAAATGGTCGCCAAAGGCCTCGATTTCGATGGACTATCTTTGGTAGCCATCTTTGATGCAGATAAGATTATTAACTTTCCGGATTTCAGAGCCCACGAACGAGGCTTTCAATTAATCACCCAAGTGGCGGGCCGTGCCGGTCGCCGCGAGGTGCAAGGACAAGTGTACATTCAAACGAATCAACCCACGCATCGCCTTTTTACCTACATTCAGGAGGGAAATTACGAGCAATTGTATGCGGATGAAATGATCGAGCGGGAGGGCTACCATTATCCTCCGTTTACCCGTTTGATTAAGTTAGTCATGCGCCATTACGAAGCACGCAATGTAGAAACGGCGGCGAAGGATTTAGGGCAATTGTTAAAGGCCAAATTTGGCAATGGGCGCGTCCTAGGACCTGAAAAGCCTTTGATCGAACGCATTCGGAATCAATATGCGATGGAAATTCTGATCAAGCTGGAGAAAGGTGTGGCATTGGCCGCCTTCAAAAAGCAGCTTCGGGAGGAATTAGATACCCTCAGCACGAAGCCAGTTTTCAAAGGCGTTCAAATTATTGTAGACGTAGATTGCAATTAG
- the gldD gene encoding gliding motility lipoprotein GldD translates to MRLFLLGFILTLFSCGTASEEENTAMPRPKGFPAMDIPPHQYQALEKGHPFSFELSKQAVVKKDTFALAEPHWMYIYYPRWDAFIQLTYKSVEGDRKRLDKMIRDSYVLASKHQMKANRIEDAILTTRDGRKATVIELEGEVATPFQFFATDSTTHFLRGAVYLNTATKNDSLAPVIRYLKQDAIHLIQTLRWK, encoded by the coding sequence ATGCGTCTTTTTCTCCTGGGTTTTATCTTGACCTTGTTTTCTTGTGGAACGGCCTCAGAGGAGGAGAATACGGCTATGCCGCGACCTAAAGGGTTTCCTGCGATGGATATTCCGCCGCATCAGTACCAGGCTTTAGAAAAAGGGCATCCGTTCAGCTTTGAATTATCTAAGCAAGCCGTTGTGAAAAAAGATACGTTTGCTTTGGCTGAGCCCCACTGGATGTACATCTATTATCCACGCTGGGATGCATTTATCCAGTTGACTTATAAATCGGTGGAAGGAGATCGGAAACGTTTAGATAAGATGATCCGAGACTCCTATGTTTTAGCCTCTAAGCACCAAATGAAGGCGAACCGTATAGAAGATGCGATTTTGACCACACGCGACGGCCGCAAAGCGACTGTGATCGAATTAGAGGGTGAAGTGGCTACTCCTTTTCAGTTTTTTGCCACGGACAGTACGACGCATTTTCTACGCGGAGCGGTCTATTTAAACACGGCAACAAAAAATGATTCATTGGCCCCCGTTATTCGGTATCTAAAACAAGATGCGATTCACCTGATTCAGACTTTGCGATGGAAATAG
- the obgE gene encoding GTPase ObgE: MTSNFIDYVKINLRSGRGGSGSSHFRREKHVPKGGPDGGDGGRGGHIYLVGSTQLWTLIHLKYQKHIIADSGNGGEGGRRSGAEGEDVFIQVPLGTIVKNAETNEFIAEVTEEGQKILVLPGGRGGLGNHNFKSSTNQSPRHAQPGEPGLDVWVVMELKVLADVGLVGFPNAGKSTLLSVLSAATPEIADYPFTTLVPQLGVVEYRDEKSFVVADIPGIIEGASEGKGLGLRFLRHIERNSILCFLIPSDAENWGEEYQILTGELEKYNPELLGKRRVIVVSKMDLSIPEMEEEMRESLPKDIPVLLISSVTQEGIQELKDLLWTTLLDENKDFGKIKEAPALLDLPVVNPMADEMMEDPEALD, translated from the coding sequence ATGACATCTAACTTCATTGACTACGTCAAAATCAATCTGCGTTCCGGCCGAGGAGGAAGCGGTTCATCCCACTTTCGGAGGGAAAAACACGTGCCTAAAGGTGGTCCAGATGGCGGTGATGGCGGTCGTGGAGGTCACATATACTTGGTTGGAAGTACACAACTTTGGACATTGATTCACTTGAAATACCAGAAGCATATTATTGCTGATAGTGGAAATGGTGGAGAAGGTGGACGTCGTTCTGGTGCCGAGGGTGAGGATGTTTTCATTCAAGTACCTTTAGGAACGATTGTTAAAAATGCAGAAACGAATGAGTTTATTGCTGAAGTAACCGAAGAAGGTCAAAAGATTTTAGTACTTCCAGGTGGCCGTGGTGGTTTAGGGAATCATAATTTTAAGTCATCCACTAATCAATCGCCACGTCATGCGCAACCGGGAGAACCTGGTTTAGATGTTTGGGTGGTGATGGAATTAAAAGTATTAGCGGATGTAGGTTTAGTAGGTTTCCCCAATGCAGGAAAGTCAACCCTTTTGTCTGTTCTTTCAGCCGCTACTCCAGAAATTGCGGATTATCCATTTACCACATTAGTTCCTCAATTAGGGGTAGTCGAATACCGGGATGAAAAGTCCTTTGTGGTAGCCGATATTCCAGGAATTATCGAGGGTGCTTCCGAAGGTAAAGGTTTGGGGTTGAGATTCTTACGTCATATTGAACGTAACTCGATTCTATGTTTCTTGATTCCATCTGACGCTGAAAATTGGGGCGAAGAATACCAAATTTTAACGGGAGAATTAGAGAAATATAATCCAGAATTATTGGGAAAACGTCGCGTGATCGTGGTCTCTAAAATGGACCTTTCGATTCCAGAAATGGAAGAGGAGATGCGCGAAAGTTTGCCTAAAGATATCCCCGTTTTATTGATTTCATCGGTGACTCAAGAAGGAATTCAAGAATTGAAGGACTTGCTTTGGACGACCTTGTTAGACGAAAACAAAGATTTTGGAAAGATAAAGGAGGCACCCGCTCTTTTAGATCTGCCGGTGGTTAATCCAATGGCGGACGAAATGATGGAAGATCCTGAAGCTTTAGACTAA
- a CDS encoding SDR family oxidoreductase, translated as MKKRILITGSNGLLGQKLVELLRTQANVDLIATARGANRLPVTEGYTYASLDITVQEEVNAVFDQFKPEVLIHTAAMTNVDTCETDRVGCDLLNVDAVAFLIKACEKHNSYLCHLSTDFIFDGAAGPYTEEGVANPISYYGESKLKAEQLLFDSTIRWSIARTVLVYGIVPDMSRSNIVLWVKKSLEDGKTIQVVTDQFRTPTLAEDLAMGCWLLSKDEVEGIFNISGSDFLTPYEMAVMTADYYGLDKSLLQKADSSTFQQTAKRPARTGFVLDKAKKVLGYAPRTFQEGIALMAQQVADLV; from the coding sequence ATGAAAAAACGCATATTAATCACGGGTTCTAATGGTTTATTAGGCCAAAAACTGGTCGAACTATTACGCACACAAGCGAATGTCGATTTAATAGCCACCGCCCGTGGAGCAAATCGTTTGCCAGTAACAGAGGGTTATACTTATGCGTCTTTAGATATTACTGTTCAGGAAGAGGTTAATGCAGTCTTCGATCAATTCAAACCTGAAGTTTTGATTCACACCGCTGCGATGACGAATGTGGATACCTGTGAAACGGATCGTGTCGGTTGTGATTTGTTAAACGTGGATGCGGTGGCCTTTTTAATTAAAGCTTGCGAAAAGCACAACAGTTATTTATGCCATCTATCGACGGACTTCATCTTTGATGGAGCAGCTGGACCTTATACGGAAGAGGGTGTCGCCAATCCCATCTCCTATTACGGAGAAAGTAAGTTGAAAGCGGAACAATTATTGTTTGATTCAACCATTCGTTGGAGCATTGCGCGCACGGTGTTAGTCTATGGCATTGTGCCGGATATGAGCCGTTCGAATATCGTCCTTTGGGTGAAAAAGTCCTTAGAAGACGGTAAAACAATCCAAGTCGTAACCGATCAGTTCCGCACGCCTACCCTCGCAGAGGATTTAGCGATGGGCTGCTGGTTACTTTCAAAAGATGAAGTGGAAGGTATTTTCAATATCTCTGGCTCTGATTTCTTAACTCCCTATGAAATGGCAGTCATGACAGCAGATTATTATGGTTTGGATAAATCTTTATTGCAAAAAGCAGATTCATCTACCTTCCAGCAGACGGCAAAAAGACCAGCTCGCACAGGCTTTGTGCTCGATAAAGCAAAAAAAGTCCTAGGTTATGCACCTAGAACTTTTCAAGAAGGTATCGCCCTAATGGCGCAGCAAGTAGCTGATTTAGTCTAA
- the pyk gene encoding pyruvate kinase — protein sequence MSYQRKTKIVATVGPTSESREALIQLAQAGVNVFRLNFSHGTHEDHLERLKTIRSISEEMGLNLTILQDLQGPKIRTQLVENNGVPLVAGQQLIFAMDENLLGTSEKVGTTYTSMYLDVNPGERILMDDGNLEVKVLAVDKVKKEVVTEVIYGGILKSKKGINLPGTKVSLPCLTPKDEADLYFGLDHGVDWVALSFVRKASDIWDIKEKIKAYGKNTRVIAKIEKPEAIDNLDEIIAATDAIMVARGDLGVEMDGAVVPYLQKVMVEKCTAAGKPVIVATQMLESMITNPVPTRAETSDVANAVLQGASATMLSGESASGAYPVKAVETMAHIHEVVEQQQNEIEIVQGNEAAIYFKNHSLSASTSENVALQDRLIAGACRLARDSKAKAILCITNSGYTAFRLSAHRPKADLFVFTSNKELMSTMGLLWGARVFFYDPGTGNAEKTVAAMVDKLKQDNLLSKGDIFVTTLSVPANQDKKTNTVQLGVVE from the coding sequence ATGTCGTATCAACGCAAGACAAAAATTGTAGCCACAGTAGGTCCCACATCAGAATCAAGAGAAGCATTAATCCAATTAGCTCAGGCAGGCGTAAACGTTTTCCGCTTAAACTTTTCCCATGGAACCCATGAGGATCATTTAGAGCGTTTAAAGACGATTCGTTCTATCTCAGAAGAGATGGGTTTGAACTTAACAATCCTTCAGGATTTGCAAGGTCCTAAAATTCGTACACAACTAGTGGAGAATAATGGGGTTCCTTTAGTTGCGGGTCAACAATTGATCTTTGCGATGGACGAAAACTTATTAGGTACATCAGAAAAAGTAGGTACTACCTATACATCGATGTACTTAGATGTGAATCCAGGTGAGCGCATCTTGATGGATGATGGTAACCTGGAAGTGAAAGTACTTGCAGTAGATAAAGTGAAGAAAGAAGTGGTGACAGAGGTTATCTATGGTGGTATTTTGAAGTCTAAAAAAGGGATTAACCTTCCAGGTACGAAGGTTTCATTACCTTGTTTGACACCTAAGGATGAGGCTGATTTGTATTTTGGCCTTGATCACGGAGTAGATTGGGTTGCCTTATCTTTCGTTCGTAAGGCGAGCGATATTTGGGATATTAAAGAAAAGATTAAAGCATACGGTAAAAATACGCGTGTAATCGCGAAAATTGAAAAGCCAGAAGCTATTGATAATTTAGATGAGATTATCGCAGCAACAGACGCTATTATGGTGGCTCGTGGTGATCTAGGTGTGGAGATGGATGGTGCGGTAGTACCTTACTTACAAAAAGTGATGGTAGAGAAGTGTACGGCGGCAGGTAAGCCTGTTATCGTGGCTACACAGATGTTAGAGTCGATGATCACTAATCCTGTTCCTACGCGTGCAGAAACGTCTGACGTGGCGAACGCGGTATTGCAAGGTGCTTCGGCGACGATGTTAAGTGGTGAATCTGCTTCCGGTGCTTATCCAGTGAAAGCGGTGGAAACAATGGCACACATCCACGAAGTAGTCGAGCAACAACAAAATGAAATTGAAATCGTACAAGGTAACGAAGCGGCGATCTACTTTAAGAATCACTCGTTAAGTGCATCGACTTCTGAAAATGTAGCTTTGCAAGATCGTTTAATCGCTGGTGCATGTCGTTTAGCGCGTGACTCAAAAGCAAAAGCGATTTTATGTATCACGAATTCAGGTTATACAGCGTTCCGTTTATCAGCTCACCGTCCTAAGGCCGATTTATTCGTGTTTACATCGAATAAGGAATTAATGTCTACGATGGGCCTATTGTGGGGAGCGCGCGTGTTTTTCTACGATCCAGGTACAGGTAACGCAGAGAAAACAGTAGCTGCGATGGTCGATAAATTAAAGCAAGATAACTTGTTGTCTAAAGGAGATATCTTCGTGACTACCTTGTCTGTTCCAGCGAATCAAGACAAGAAAACAAATACAGTTCAATTAGGTGTAGTAGAGTAA
- a CDS encoding nitroreductase family protein gives MLSTQFEEIIQKRRSNRRYDPTVKVDDAVIERSLHRSILSPNSSNMQLWEFYWIKSEEEKRAFHQLCLGQSAAKDTAHLVVFVTRQDLWKQRAAWNLKLVQDSIEGEPTKMQKRGLEYYGKLIPLLYRNDIFGISTFIRWNICFWMGLRKPMMRFGGKADQRVMVHKSCALAAQTFMLSIAAEGFESCPMEGFDALRVKKHLNLPAGAEINMIISVGKGTEEGVWGPRFRVPYEEVVHVR, from the coding sequence ATGCTTTCAACCCAATTCGAAGAGATAATTCAGAAAAGACGTTCCAATAGGCGCTATGACCCCACGGTAAAAGTGGATGATGCCGTCATCGAACGAAGCTTACATCGTTCCATTTTATCGCCTAATAGCAGCAATATGCAGTTGTGGGAGTTTTATTGGATCAAAAGTGAAGAAGAAAAGAGAGCATTCCACCAGCTTTGCCTAGGACAATCTGCGGCAAAAGATACGGCGCACTTAGTGGTTTTCGTCACTCGCCAGGATCTTTGGAAGCAAAGAGCAGCTTGGAATTTGAAATTAGTGCAAGATTCTATCGAAGGCGAACCGACTAAAATGCAAAAAAGAGGCCTAGAATATTATGGCAAACTTATTCCACTTTTATACCGCAATGATATCTTTGGTATTTCTACCTTCATTCGCTGGAACATTTGTTTCTGGATGGGCTTGAGAAAACCGATGATGCGTTTTGGCGGAAAGGCAGATCAACGAGTTATGGTACATAAATCCTGTGCTTTAGCAGCGCAAACCTTTATGTTATCTATCGCAGCTGAAGGATTCGAATCTTGCCCTATGGAAGGATTTGATGCTCTGCGTGTAAAGAAACACTTAAATCTACCTGCTGGAGCAGAAATTAATATGATCATCTCAGTGGGTAAGGGAACGGAAGAAGGAGTATGGGGTCCCCGCTTTAGAGTTCCTTATGAAGAAGTGGTACACGTCCGCTAA
- a CDS encoding lysophospholipid acyltransferase family protein: MKNKSSLLSSLLKGLYTFWAGLVFVLIFLLLYPLIFVFLQRRSWKRVAHRLVGLWGQLFFLFAGIRIKVTHHFKPDPKQTYVFCANHFSYVDIAVVVVIIRHYFSFVGKNAMKKIPLFGYLYARLNILVDRSDKNSRANSLSRSIRALQSGRSIIIFPEGGIISKNFPYMANPLKDGAFIMAIQQQVPIVPMSFHNNHQIMDEDTLMMRPGTLHVEIHPPFDTKGLTMEDLPVLREKVFESIQNPILAYYGLK; encoded by the coding sequence ATGAAAAACAAAAGTTCTTTGCTTTCATCACTTTTAAAAGGGCTATACACTTTCTGGGCAGGATTGGTTTTTGTACTGATCTTTTTATTATTATACCCATTGATCTTTGTCTTTTTGCAAAGACGATCTTGGAAAAGAGTTGCTCATCGGCTTGTCGGGCTGTGGGGGCAACTCTTTTTTCTTTTTGCGGGAATTCGCATCAAAGTGACGCATCACTTTAAGCCGGATCCGAAACAGACCTATGTGTTCTGTGCGAACCACTTTTCTTATGTAGACATTGCAGTGGTGGTCGTGATTATTCGCCATTATTTCTCTTTTGTGGGAAAGAATGCGATGAAGAAGATTCCGCTTTTTGGTTATCTCTATGCCCGTTTGAATATCCTAGTGGATCGAAGCGATAAGAATAGTAGAGCAAACTCTTTGAGTCGTTCGATTCGGGCTTTACAGTCAGGCAGAAGTATCATTATATTTCCGGAAGGTGGGATCATTTCGAAGAACTTTCCTTATATGGCAAATCCTTTGAAGGATGGTGCATTTATTATGGCCATTCAACAGCAGGTTCCTATTGTTCCCATGAGCTTTCATAATAATCATCAAATCATGGACGAAGATACCCTGATGATGCGTCCAGGAACCTTGCACGTGGAGATTCATCCGCCCTTTGACACGAAGGGTTTGACGATGGAAGATTTACCTGTTTTACGGGAAAAAGTGTTTGAATCCATACAAAATCCTATCTTAGCGTATTACGGTTTAAAATAA
- a CDS encoding adenylate kinase: MLNLVLFGPPGAGKGTQSAKLIAKYGLIHLSTGDLLRAEITAGTTLGLEAKKLMDQGILVPDAVVIGMIENKLNENKEAAGFIFDGFPRTEAQAQALDNLLAGHQLAINHMIALEVNEEELTQRLLERGKTSGRPDDQNEELIRKRVQEYGEKTAPVAGYYAAQNKFSGINGIGEIEEIFSQIIAIIEA, from the coding sequence ATGCTTAATCTTGTTTTATTTGGGCCTCCAGGGGCAGGCAAAGGCACTCAGTCCGCAAAATTAATTGCGAAATACGGTTTAATCCATTTGTCTACAGGTGATTTATTGCGTGCAGAAATTACTGCAGGTACTACTTTAGGCTTGGAAGCGAAGAAATTGATGGATCAAGGAATCTTGGTTCCAGATGCAGTCGTAATCGGAATGATCGAGAATAAATTGAACGAGAATAAAGAGGCAGCGGGTTTTATTTTTGATGGTTTTCCTAGAACGGAGGCGCAAGCTCAAGCTTTGGACAACTTATTAGCTGGTCATCAATTAGCGATCAATCACATGATTGCGTTAGAGGTGAACGAAGAAGAATTAACGCAACGCTTATTAGAGCGCGGTAAGACTTCAGGCCGTCCAGATGATCAAAATGAAGAATTAATTCGTAAACGCGTGCAAGAATACGGCGAAAAAACAGCTCCAGTAGCTGGATATTACGCTGCACAAAACAAATTCTCAGGAATTAATGGTATTGGCGAAATTGAGGAGATTTTCTCTCAAATCATTGCTATTATCGAAGCATAA